One window from the genome of Brachyspira hampsonii encodes:
- a CDS encoding peptidase, which translates to MALEKPENYREVPALQDGETIFAEDHNQIIADIEKIKGGKSNEVPVSNIKELKDILDGILAGKTLTASQIIFDNEEAKLIYKKYNFPKFKTNINTINLVLTDENTSSEYTAVIEKEENNYRMKSIINNFPVNKMVFLIIKSINGNEDLYYKYSTLGQFFDINKNIIYELDSNECIISDMDCPFVFNLSVNAGNLVLSIVKSNFQTEIPNTNYNIILNIKNKQLNKLDSNISFLFIGSINPFKLQLIKTYNNKIKLRGHYIYKTSLIPPICYSPILENYFNIISNDNEIINTDGITSSSGKPKKFGFIKYNNIPNTYYLKISNQDGSEIDTNEIITFDLTPDKNAEVEVKEKVIETVQDAIEALSDTYSGDFDSEPAEPTPDNPEEEIYSFEKTTITLNNGESELEINSDCFVDLSQIKLIKKSDGYLYLLGTIEIINSAEIAAIRVNKTLNIDAIKLVGLIINQTTGIQYFSVYQNNYLYICFIFDKAQSANINISSDKIYNPNVICPYDIGYINYAGYNLSEDFGIHLIDGKYILKGSITPPNTSVTFYVNCNIEDFFENGKGYEYSVYTIQTASIKPLYGYISIIGLTANKENIIYFECPKQPAI; encoded by the coding sequence ATGGCTTTAGAAAAACCTGAAAACTATAGAGAAGTGCCAGCCCTGCAGGATGGCGAAACTATATTTGCTGAAGATCATAATCAGATAATAGCAGATATAGAAAAGATAAAAGGCGGAAAGTCTAATGAAGTTCCTGTATCTAATATTAAAGAATTAAAAGATATTTTAGATGGTATATTAGCAGGAAAAACTCTTACAGCTTCACAAATAATTTTTGATAATGAAGAAGCTAAATTAATATATAAAAAATATAATTTTCCAAAGTTTAAAACAAATATAAACACTATTAACTTAGTATTGACTGATGAAAATACCAGCAGTGAATACACAGCAGTTATAGAAAAAGAAGAAAATAATTATAGAATGAAATCTATAATTAATAATTTTCCTGTAAATAAAATGGTATTCTTAATAATTAAAAGTATTAATGGAAATGAAGATTTATATTATAAATACAGCACATTGGGACAATTCTTTGATATAAACAAAAATATAATATATGAATTAGATTCAAATGAATGCATAATATCTGATATGGATTGTCCATTTGTATTTAATTTGTCTGTTAATGCAGGTAATTTAGTATTGAGTATAGTTAAGTCTAATTTTCAAACTGAAATACCAAATACAAACTATAATATTATTTTAAATATTAAAAATAAGCAGTTAAATAAATTAGATAGTAATATATCTTTTTTATTTATAGGAAGTATTAATCCTTTTAAACTTCAATTAATAAAAACATATAATAATAAAATTAAATTAAGAGGTCATTATATTTATAAAACTAGTTTAATTCCTCCTATTTGTTATAGTCCAATTTTAGAAAATTATTTTAATATAATCAGTAATGATAATGAGATAATCAATACAGACGGTATCACATCCAGTTCTGGAAAGCCTAAGAAGTTCGGCTTTATAAAATATAATAATATACCAAATACTTATTACTTAAAAATATCTAATCAGGATGGTTCAGAAATAGATACAAATGAAATAATAACTTTTGATTTGACTCCTGATAAAAATGCAGAAGTAGAAGTAAAAGAAAAAGTAATAGAAACCGTACAGGATGCTATAGAAGCGTTAAGCGATACATATAGCGGTGATTTTGATTCAGAACCTGCAGAACCAACTCCTGATAATCCTGAAGAAGAAATATATTCTTTTGAAAAGACTACAATTACCTTAAATAATGGAGAATCTGAGCTAGAAATTAATAGTGATTGCTTTGTAGATTTAAGCCAAATAAAATTAATAAAAAAAAGTGATGGTTATTTATATCTTCTTGGAACTATTGAGATTATAAATTCAGCAGAAATAGCAGCTATAAGAGTCAATAAGACATTAAATATAGATGCTATAAAATTAGTTGGTTTAATAATTAATCAAACAACAGGAATACAATATTTTTCAGTTTATCAAAATAATTATTTATATATATGTTTTATATTTGATAAAGCTCAATCGGCAAATATTAATATAAGTTCAGATAAAATATATAATCCTAATGTAATATGTCCTTATGATATAGGATATATTAATTATGCTGGATATAATTTATCAGAGGATTTTGGTATTCATTTAATAGATGGAAAATATATTTTAAAAGGCTCAATAACCCCACCAAACACATCTGTTACTTTTTATGTAAATTGCAATATAGAAGATTTTTTTGAAAATGGCAAAGGTTATGAATATTCAGTCTATACAATACAAACTGCAAGTATAAAACCACTTTATGGTTATATATCTATTATAGGATTAACAGCAAATAAAGAAAATATTATATATTTTGAATGTCCTAAACAGCCAGCAATTTAA
- a CDS encoding McrC family protein: protein MTNTNNKIIKLKDNTKHEKLTSIQENISEEDIISIKEISGKTLSSVKDNIIIFPNSIKESKDLEEESRIFGIINDSIYTNNIMGFISYKNIQIKISSRFSNDDNDYFLHYMLMKVLNLNIINLEHSKDYDDSFDFLIYMFISFFKKALRQGLFKQYKLIKHNDSNIKGTIDINRYIKNNIPFNGKISYNTREYSYDNNITQLIRHTIEYINTKNGYILNYDNEIKNYIQQIFYSTPSYEKNKRESIINKNLKKLSHPYYYEYEPLRKICIQILRHEKLRYGSDDNTVYGLLFDGAWIFEEYLNTFLSKINFIHSENRTSKNGINLLNNAWRVYPDFYKLSDENKNNIVLDAKYKRLDNYNNENIDRNDKHQIVSYAYTLNAKKAGFIYPLEETNYTDKNKITKIGVLNNIYNSYADCAIYKYAFKIPNQNFNNIKEFSEAMKNVENELKEDLK, encoded by the coding sequence ATGACTAACACAAATAATAAAATTATTAAATTAAAAGATAATACTAAACATGAAAAATTAACAAGTATACAAGAAAATATTTCTGAAGAAGATATAATTTCAATTAAAGAAATATCAGGCAAAACTCTTTCTAGTGTAAAAGATAATATTATAATATTTCCTAACTCCATAAAAGAAAGTAAAGACTTGGAAGAAGAAAGCAGAATATTTGGTATTATTAATGACAGTATATATACTAATAATATAATGGGATTTATTAGCTATAAAAATATTCAAATAAAAATATCTTCAAGATTTTCAAATGATGATAATGATTATTTTCTGCACTACATGCTTATGAAAGTGCTTAATCTTAATATCATTAATTTGGAGCATAGTAAGGATTATGACGATTCATTTGATTTTTTGATTTATATGTTTATTAGTTTTTTTAAGAAAGCATTAAGACAGGGGCTTTTCAAACAGTATAAATTAATAAAACATAATGATTCTAATATAAAAGGAACTATTGATATTAACAGATACATAAAAAATAATATTCCTTTCAATGGTAAAATTTCGTACAATACCAGAGAATACAGCTATGATAATAATATAACACAATTAATAAGGCACACCATAGAATATATAAATACAAAGAACGGATATATTCTAAATTATGACAATGAAATAAAAAATTATATTCAGCAGATATTTTATTCTACTCCTAGTTATGAGAAAAATAAAAGAGAGAGCATTATAAATAAAAACTTAAAAAAATTATCTCACCCCTACTATTATGAATATGAGCCTTTAAGAAAAATATGCATTCAGATATTAAGGCATGAAAAATTAAGATATGGAAGTGATGATAACACTGTATACGGACTATTATTTGACGGGGCTTGGATTTTTGAAGAATATTTAAATACTTTTTTAAGCAAAATAAATTTTATCCATTCCGAAAATAGAACCTCAAAAAATGGTATAAACCTACTTAATAATGCTTGGAGAGTTTATCCAGACTTTTATAAATTATCTGATGAGAATAAAAATAATATAGTGCTTGATGCAAAATATAAAAGGCTTGATAATTATAATAATGAAAATATAGATAGAAACGATAAACATCAAATAGTATCATATGCTTATACACTTAATGCTAAAAAGGCTGGTTTTATTTATCCATTGGAAGAAACTAATTATACTGATAAAAATAAAATTACAAAAATAGGTGTTTTAAATAATATTTATAACAGTTATGCTGATTGTGCCATATATAAATATGCTTTTAAAATTCCTAATCAAAATTTCAATAATATAAAAGAATTTTCTGAAGCTATGAAAAATGTTGAAAATGAATTAAAAGAAGATTTAAAATAA
- a CDS encoding glycoside hydrolase family 19 protein: MLNENTLNKIGINKKWLLPLNNAFQKHNITDIKEAAMFLAQTTHESNNYKRLEESFRYTPQRLFEVFKKRVGSLENAKKLCIQGAEAIGNFVYVGRLGNTEDEGYKYRGRGIIQLTGKNNYKNYGKKINADLVNNPDLAKEPNNAIEIALLFWQEKGCGLLARQGDVKGVTKLINGGYNGLEDREKRYKNILKILEDKNV, encoded by the coding sequence ATGCTAAATGAAAATACATTAAATAAAATCGGTATAAATAAGAAATGGCTTTTACCATTAAATAATGCTTTTCAAAAACATAATATTACAGACATAAAAGAAGCTGCTATGTTCTTGGCACAAACAACTCATGAAAGCAATAATTATAAAAGACTTGAAGAGAGCTTCAGATACACTCCGCAAAGGCTTTTTGAAGTTTTCAAAAAAAGAGTTGGAAGTTTGGAAAATGCTAAAAAGTTATGTATTCAGGGAGCTGAAGCTATAGGCAACTTTGTTTATGTCGGTCGTTTAGGTAATACAGAAGACGAAGGCTATAAATATAGAGGCAGAGGTATTATTCAGCTTACTGGAAAAAATAATTATAAAAACTATGGTAAAAAAATAAATGCTGACTTAGTTAATAATCCAGACCTTGCCAAAGAGCCTAATAATGCTATAGAGATTGCATTATTATTTTGGCAGGAGAAAGGCTGCGGTTTACTTGCCCGTCAAGGTGATGTGAAAGGAGTTACTAAACTTATTAACGGCGGATACAATGGACTTGAAGACAGAGAAAAAAGATATAAAAATATATTAAAAATACTAGAGGATAAAAATGTCTGA
- a CDS encoding McrB family protein gives MSYVYFGSKWGDKWILDEIFFKYNISFVGFKDDDADYKNALEKIKNTYIKKGTKIVIAEGIKVKAVGIALSDSITLDKLIKEYDNKDKEQIKNYLSYIDDTILCVKAKLYKLSLEDEFNFGSQARRFCNIKDSVTKDNIDKLLKKYSGNMHMENLKENCIKLLKENYNIVFTGAPGTGKTYLAKEIAREVMKDNTAIKDYKKFIIDYYKSNKGRLEKLKKEGEELREKFVKRFPIESLKNISIDDYAVGRGDNNSFCYWIEFGLKRKLLGGFFAGGAKTYLLYYDKNTGNLMNETNNKTNDELIKEIGKELYNMATIEDYDFKNSVLDFNKRNDYLAIKIYNSYHPYTYFPMLSREYMLDICDIFNIEKDNNRYKLNKNIKKFFDDNLKDIDSYIVRMILLENFDLISGKKEYLNINNDDYGFVQFHPSYDYTDFVEGLRPIKDSNGNMVFERKDGVFKEFCKNALQNRSSKFVFIIDEINRGEISKIFGELFFAIDTGYRGEIGRVKTQYNNLISNDETDDEFEDGFFVPENVYIIGTMNDIDRSVESMDFAMRRRFAWKEIKASDTQYMLDNVLDNEILDEAKDRMNKLNEAIEKIEGFNSSYHIGASYFLKLKNYYQNNNKDDAFDMLWENHLKGLLYEYLRGMPDAENKLDELKNAYFLDDDN, from the coding sequence ATGTCGTATGTTTATTTTGGCAGTAAATGGGGAGATAAATGGATTTTAGATGAAATATTCTTTAAATATAATATATCATTTGTAGGATTTAAAGATGATGATGCAGATTATAAAAATGCTTTAGAGAAAATTAAAAATACATACATAAAAAAAGGCACAAAAATAGTTATTGCTGAAGGTATAAAAGTAAAAGCTGTAGGTATAGCTCTTTCAGATTCTATCACATTAGATAAATTAATAAAAGAATATGACAATAAAGATAAAGAACAAATTAAAAATTATCTCTCTTATATTGATGATACTATTTTATGTGTTAAAGCTAAATTGTACAAATTAAGTTTGGAAGATGAATTTAATTTTGGTTCTCAGGCAAGAAGGTTTTGCAATATTAAAGACAGCGTCACTAAAGATAATATAGATAAATTATTAAAAAAATATTCAGGAAACATGCATATGGAAAACTTAAAAGAAAACTGCATCAAACTTCTTAAAGAAAATTATAATATTGTATTTACAGGGGCCCCTGGTACAGGAAAAACCTATTTGGCTAAAGAAATAGCAAGAGAAGTAATGAAAGATAATACCGCTATAAAAGATTATAAAAAGTTCATAATAGATTATTATAAAAGCAATAAAGGGCGTTTAGAAAAGTTAAAAAAAGAGGGAGAAGAGTTAAGAGAGAAATTTGTAAAAAGATTTCCAATAGAGAGTTTAAAAAATATTAGCATAGATGATTATGCTGTAGGAAGAGGAGATAATAATTCATTTTGCTATTGGATTGAATTCGGACTTAAAAGAAAATTATTAGGAGGATTTTTTGCTGGAGGAGCTAAAACATATCTGCTATATTATGATAAAAATACTGGAAACCTAATGAATGAAACAAATAATAAAACTAATGATGAGCTTATAAAAGAAATAGGCAAAGAATTATATAATATGGCTACAATAGAAGATTATGATTTTAAAAATTCAGTATTAGACTTTAATAAAAGAAATGATTATTTGGCAATAAAAATATATAATTCATATCACCCTTATACATATTTTCCTATGCTGTCAAGAGAGTATATGCTTGATATATGCGATATATTTAACATAGAAAAAGATAATAATAGATATAAATTAAATAAAAATATAAAAAAATTTTTTGATGATAATCTAAAAGATATAGATTCGTATATAGTAAGAATGATATTATTAGAAAATTTTGATTTAATAAGCGGAAAAAAAGAATATTTAAATATAAATAATGATGATTACGGATTTGTGCAGTTTCACCCTTCTTATGATTACACAGATTTTGTTGAAGGATTAAGACCTATTAAAGACAGTAACGGCAATATGGTATTTGAAAGAAAGGATGGAGTTTTTAAAGAGTTCTGCAAAAATGCTTTGCAAAACAGAAGCAGTAAATTCGTATTTATAATAGATGAGATTAACAGAGGAGAGATTTCAAAAATTTTCGGTGAATTATTTTTTGCTATTGATACTGGATATAGAGGAGAAATTGGAAGAGTAAAAACACAATATAATAATTTGATTAGTAATGATGAAACAGACGATGAATTTGAAGACGGTTTCTTTGTGCCAGAGAATGTTTATATAATAGGCACTATGAATGATATTGACAGAAGCGTTGAGAGTATGGACTTTGCTATGCGTAGGAGATTTGCTTGGAAGGAAATTAAAGCTTCAGATACACAATATATGCTTGATAATGTTTTAGATAATGAAATACTAGATGAAGCTAAAGATAGAATGAACAAGTTAAACGAGGCGATAGAGAAAATCGAAGGCTTTAATTCTTCATATCATATAGGAGCTTCTTATTTCTTGAAATTAAAAAATTATTATCAAAATAATAATAAAGACGATGCTTTTGATATGTTATGGGAGAATCATTTGAAAGGGCTTTTATATGAGTATTTAAGAGGAATGCCTGATGCTGAAAATAAACTTGATGAATTAAAAAATGCTTATTTCTTAGATGATGATAATTAA
- a CDS encoding sigma factor-like helix-turn-helix DNA-binding protein — MKKNTNTCNLCHKRDKCRELCDDMKKAIRNKKNNNDIYSDATFNVFETDISKVIYTFGLSKVEDRDSKRIIIALLKKDQREMLELLAKGYTQKEIAEKLKMSQSNVSQKLNNIKKELQDSMIQIMPYIL, encoded by the coding sequence ATGAAAAAAAATACTAATACCTGCAATTTATGTCATAAGAGAGATAAATGCAGAGAGTTATGTGATGATATGAAAAAAGCAATAAGAAATAAAAAAAATAACAATGATATTTATTCTGATGCTACATTTAATGTATTTGAAACAGATATTTCTAAAGTTATATATACTTTTGGACTTTCAAAAGTAGAAGATAGAGACAGTAAAAGAATAATAATAGCGTTACTTAAAAAAGATCAAAGAGAAATGCTAGAACTGCTTGCAAAAGGATATACACAAAAAGAAATAGCAGAAAAATTAAAAATGTCTCAAAGTAATGTATCCCAAAAATTAAATAATATAAAGAAAGAACTTCAGGATTCAATGATACAGATAATGCCATATATTTTATAA
- the fabV gene encoding enoyl-ACP reductase FabV encodes MVVEPKILNNICITAHPLGCAKEVENQINYVKSQPKVKSNVKNALILGGSGGYGLASRIAIAYGLGAKTMSVSFEKEATARRTATPGWYNNEAFASFAKKDGIEDKNLILDAFLNASKEEVIKEAKTFFNGEKIDLVIYSLAAPVRMDESTGTLYRSSLKPIGKKYNGIGVDFLTEELLEVSIDPANEDDIKSTVKVMGGEDWKLWTDALLNADLLAENAINIAYSYIGPEMTKAVYREGTIGKAKDHLEATAHELDKEMQDKVKGHAYVSVNKAVVTRSSAVIPTVPLYIGILFKVMKNKGIHEGCIEQMYRLLNEKLFSVGEIPVDSENRIRLDDWELREDVQKEVLDSWNKLTKDNLKEIADLALFRKDYMNMHGFDEEGIDYSQDVQI; translated from the coding sequence ATGGTAGTAGAGCCAAAAATATTAAATAATATATGTATAACAGCTCATCCGTTAGGCTGTGCTAAAGAGGTAGAAAATCAAATTAATTATGTGAAATCACAGCCTAAAGTGAAATCTAATGTAAAGAATGCACTTATATTAGGCGGCTCAGGCGGATACGGACTTGCAAGCAGAATAGCCATAGCTTATGGATTAGGTGCTAAAACAATGAGTGTATCATTTGAAAAAGAAGCTACAGCAAGAAGAACAGCTACACCTGGTTGGTATAATAATGAGGCTTTTGCTTCTTTTGCTAAAAAAGATGGAATAGAGGATAAAAATTTAATATTAGATGCATTTTTAAATGCTTCAAAAGAAGAAGTTATTAAAGAAGCTAAAACATTTTTCAATGGCGAAAAAATAGATTTAGTTATATACAGTTTGGCGGCTCCTGTGAGAATGGATGAATCAACAGGAACGCTTTACCGTTCATCTTTAAAACCTATAGGAAAAAAATATAATGGAATAGGTGTAGATTTTCTTACAGAGGAGTTATTAGAAGTATCTATTGATCCTGCCAATGAAGATGATATAAAATCTACTGTCAAAGTTATGGGCGGAGAAGATTGGAAATTATGGACAGATGCTTTGCTTAATGCTGATTTATTAGCTGAAAATGCTATTAATATAGCTTATTCTTATATAGGACCAGAAATGACAAAAGCTGTATATAGAGAAGGAACAATAGGAAAAGCTAAGGATCATTTAGAGGCAACAGCACATGAGCTAGATAAAGAGATGCAAGATAAAGTAAAAGGTCATGCTTATGTATCAGTAAATAAAGCAGTAGTAACTAGATCTTCAGCAGTTATCCCTACAGTTCCTCTTTACATAGGTATATTATTTAAAGTGATGAAAAATAAAGGTATTCATGAGGGCTGTATAGAGCAAATGTACAGGCTTTTAAATGAGAAACTTTTTAGTGTAGGAGAAATACCTGTTGACAGTGAAAATAGAATAAGATTAGATGATTGGGAATTAAGAGAGGATGTTCAAAAAGAAGTATTAGATTCTTGGAATAAATTAACAAAGGATAATTTGAAAGAAATAGCAGATCTAGCATTATTCAGAAAAGATTATATGAATATGCATGGCTTTGATGAGGAAGGTATTGACTATAGTCAAGATGTGCAGATATGA
- a CDS encoding ligand-binding protein SH3, translating into MTNELEKKEELKKSPKKLHWAFTASEECINEMKDYARKYNMSLGEYIEAIHKRYLESIQKK; encoded by the coding sequence ATGACTAATGAATTAGAAAAAAAAGAAGAGTTAAAAAAATCACCAAAAAAATTACACTGGGCTTTTACAGCTTCAGAAGAGTGTATTAATGAAATGAAAGACTATGCAAGAAAGTACAATATGTCTTTAGGCGAATATATAGAGGCTATTCATAAAAGATATTTAGAAAGCATACAAAAAAAATAA
- a CDS encoding KpsF/GutQ family sugar-phosphate isomerase: MNIIERGKTTLLLESENLRDLSDKLDSSFENAVKELFNIKGRVITSGVGKSGHIARKAAATFASTGTPSFFVDPNECMHGDFGMITKEDYCLLYSKGGESREIIELVNWLCRQNIPYIAITNDINSTLSKNAKITLLTHVKEEACPLKLAPTVSTTASLALSDALATALMELRGFRAEDFAIFHPGGSLGRQLAKVKSIMHTENLPIINTNTSLQDALFKIIECKLGIAIVVDNNNILKGIIVDGDLKRLLVKDNDMKNILSKEVKYIMNTSPKVIYEDTLIGEALHIMEGKITNLVVVNNNNNPIGIVHIHDILKIKAF, from the coding sequence ATGAATATAATAGAACGAGGAAAGACTACTCTTTTACTTGAGAGTGAGAATCTGAGAGATTTATCTGATAAACTTGACAGTAGTTTTGAAAATGCGGTAAAAGAGTTATTTAATATTAAAGGCAGAGTAATAACTTCCGGAGTGGGAAAGAGCGGTCATATAGCTAGAAAGGCGGCTGCTACTTTTGCTTCTACGGGTACTCCGAGTTTTTTTGTTGATCCTAATGAATGTATGCATGGCGATTTTGGTATGATTACTAAAGAGGATTACTGCCTGCTGTATTCTAAAGGCGGTGAATCCCGCGAGATTATAGAGCTTGTAAATTGGCTTTGCCGTCAGAATATACCATACATTGCTATTACAAATGATATTAATTCTACACTTTCTAAGAATGCCAAAATTACATTGCTTACGCATGTTAAAGAAGAAGCTTGCCCTCTTAAATTAGCTCCTACTGTAAGCACTACGGCTTCTTTAGCTTTATCTGATGCTTTGGCTACTGCTTTAATGGAGCTTAGAGGATTCAGAGCAGAAGATTTCGCAATATTCCATCCGGGAGGAAGTTTGGGAAGACAGCTTGCTAAAGTTAAATCTATTATGCATACTGAAAATTTACCTATAATTAATACAAATACTTCATTGCAGGATGCTTTATTTAAAATTATAGAATGCAAATTAGGTATAGCTATCGTTGTTGATAATAATAATATTTTAAAAGGAATAATCGTAGACGGAGATTTGAAAAGGCTTCTTGTTAAAGACAATGATATGAAAAATATACTTTCAAAAGAAGTTAAATATATTATGAATACTTCTCCTAAAGTCATTTATGAGGATACTCTTATCGGAGAGGCTTTGCATATCATGGAAGGAAAGATCACTAATTTAGTAGTGGTAAACAACAACAATAATCCTATTGGTATAGTGCATATACATGATATTTTGAAGATAAAGGCATTTTAA
- a CDS encoding endonuclease, producing the protein MSFIEKHNANKKVSIYTSIVTFILGVVWVSVNLIWRGRTVAKEEAIAVVIIFLGLNAVSFGSDLRGFLKILRNNNTNDDKKK; encoded by the coding sequence ATGAGTTTTATAGAAAAGCATAATGCTAATAAAAAAGTAAGTATCTATACAAGCATAGTTACTTTTATTTTAGGGGTTGTTTGGGTTAGTGTTAATCTTATCTGGAGAGGTAGAACAGTTGCTAAAGAAGAAGCTATTGCTGTTGTAATAATTTTCCTTGGTCTTAATGCAGTTAGTTTTGGAAGTGATTTAAGAGGCTTTTTGAAGATATTAAGAAATAACAATACTAATGATGATAAAAAAAAATAA
- a CDS encoding YraN family protein, translated as MANKKDIGNLGEDIALKYLEELGFSLLERNFRGKKTRGEIDLVMTKGVVIVFIEVKYRRQGSFGYAAYSISERKKRKLYETAEEYLIEKGLSFNQKCSFGAVLIDDTHYNREISFIEDIFI; from the coding sequence ATGGCTAACAAAAAAGATATAGGCAATCTAGGAGAGGATATTGCCTTAAAATATCTCGAAGAACTTGGTTTTTCTCTATTAGAACGAAACTTTAGAGGAAAAAAGACAAGAGGCGAGATAGATTTAGTAATGACAAAAGGAGTTGTTATTGTGTTTATAGAAGTAAAATATCGAAGACAAGGAAGTTTTGGATATGCAGCTTACTCAATATCTGAACGTAAGAAAAGAAAATTATATGAAACAGCTGAAGAATACTTAATCGAAAAAGGATTAAGTTTTAATCAAAAATGTTCCTTTGGGGCAGTTTTAATAGACGATACCCATTATAATCGTGAAATATCATTTATAGAAGATATATTTATTTAG
- a CDS encoding tyrosine-type recombinase/integrase — translation MKTLDYLKLYDNNNSNLIIQYLEYIKLYKSKSTLQTYSSSIKNFYDFLYFYYDNRLSKNIQLYNTTVMYNKVDRKCIEDYIAYQVNKNLSADVIHCRVMAVKNYFKYLAKLKKISTETFFDIFDELKTPKIIVKNQLLIKADETISITKKIKEKSESFADERNIFMLLLMSNTGIRRKELACIDIENINLSNNTITIYKTKGDKPRIISFSNSIKSKLFEYLKLRKSILKQRNKIHNMLFIKTNGEPLNINTISTIMHFISKKTNTKVTCHSLRRGFATDMAENGTDIYVISKMLGHQNINTTVSRYIYVLAGMIKEAMENHPFAKFGYSTKKDCIKKDIKTNMLEEWKDLTCRMNQILNSFEKIEKDFNRA, via the coding sequence ATGAAAACGCTAGACTATCTAAAATTATATGATAACAATAATTCTAATTTAATCATTCAATATCTTGAATATATAAAACTTTATAAATCAAAATCAACTCTACAGACTTATTCAAGTTCTATAAAAAACTTCTATGATTTTTTATATTTTTATTACGATAATAGACTGTCTAAAAATATACAATTATACAATACTACGGTTATGTATAATAAAGTAGATAGAAAATGCATTGAAGACTATATCGCTTATCAAGTTAATAAAAATCTTAGTGCCGATGTTATTCACTGCAGAGTTATGGCTGTCAAAAATTATTTTAAGTATTTAGCGAAATTAAAGAAAATAAGCACGGAAACTTTTTTTGATATTTTTGATGAGCTTAAAACTCCAAAGATAATTGTAAAAAATCAGCTATTAATAAAAGCAGATGAAACGATTAGCATTACAAAAAAGATAAAAGAAAAATCAGAAAGTTTTGCAGATGAGAGAAATATATTCATGCTTTTGCTGATGTCTAACACAGGCATACGCCGTAAAGAGCTTGCCTGCATAGACATCGAAAATATAAACCTTTCTAATAATACCATAACTATTTATAAAACAAAAGGGGATAAACCAAGAATTATTTCTTTTTCTAATTCTATAAAATCTAAGCTATTTGAATATTTAAAATTAAGAAAATCTATATTAAAGCAAAGAAATAAAATACATAATATGCTATTTATTAAAACAAACGGCGAGCCTTTGAATATAAATACTATAAGCACAATAATGCATTTCATTTCTAAAAAGACAAATACAAAAGTTACATGTCATTCATTAAGAAGAGGCTTTGCAACCGACATGGCAGAAAACGGAACTGACATTTATGTTATATCAAAAATGCTCGGTCATCAAAATATTAATACAACAGTGTCAAGATATATTTATGTTTTGGCTGGAATGATAAAAGAGGCTATGGAAAATCATCCGTTTGCTAAGTTTGGATATAGTACGAAAAAAGACTGTATTAAAAAAGACATTAAAACAAATATGCTTGAAGAATGGAAAGACTTAACGTGCAGAATGAATCAAATATTAAACAGTTTTGAAAAAATCGAAAAGGATTTTAATAGAGCTTAA